Proteins from one Salvelinus sp. IW2-2015 linkage group LG32, ASM291031v2, whole genome shotgun sequence genomic window:
- the LOC111956370 gene encoding kelch-like protein 20 isoform X1, which produces MLAKSCGTKICFLCMDGKPMRRGTSARPDNTGMDITARCTLGDPNKLPEGVPQPARMPYVSDKHPRQTLEVINLLRKHRELCDVVLVVGAKKIYAHRVILSACSPYFRAMFTGELAESRQTEVVIRDIDERAMELLIDFAYTSQVTVEEGNVQTLLPAACLLQLAEIQEACCEFLKRQLDPSNCLGIRAFADTHSCRELLRIADKFTQHNFQEVMESEEFMLLPANQLIDIISSDELNVRSEEQVFNAVMAWVKYSIQERRPQLPQVLQHVRLPLLSPKFLVGTVGSDPLIKSDEECRDLVDEAKNYLLLPQERPLMQGPRTRPRKPIRCGEVLFAVGGWCSGDAISSVERYDPQTNEWRMVASMSKRRCGVGVSVLDDLLYAVGGHDGSSYLNSVERYDPKTNQWSSDVAPTSTCRTSVGVAVLGGYLYAVGGQDGVSCLNIVERYDPKENKWTRVASMSTRRLGVAVAVLGGFLYAVGGSDGTSPLNTVERYNPQENRWHTVSPMGTRRKHLGCAVYQDMIYSVGGRDDTTELSSAERYNPRTNQWSPVVAMTSRRSGVGLAVVNGQLMAVGGFDGTTYLKTIEVYDPDANTWRLYGGMNYRRLGGGVGVIKMTHCESHIW; this is translated from the exons AT GTTGGCAAAAAGTTGTGGGACCAAAATTTGTTTTCTGTGCATGGATGGAAAGCCAATGCGCAG GGGTACCAGCGCACGCCCAGACAACACYGGAATGGACATCACCGCACGCTGCACACTGGGTGATCCCAACAAGCTCCCAGAGGGTGTGCCCCAGCCAGCACGCATGCCCTACGTGTCCGACAAGCACCCTCGCCAGACATTAGAGGTCATCAATCTGCTACGCAAGCACAGAGAACTGTGTGATGTCGTGTTGGTGGTCGGCGCCAAAAAGATCTATGCCCACAGAGTGATCCTTTCGGCCTGCAGCCCTTACTTCAGGGCCATGTTCACAGGCGAGCTGGCCGAGAGCCGTCAGACAGAGGTTGTGATCCGGGACATTGATGAGCGGGCCATGGAGCTGCTCATTGACTTTGCCTACACTTCGCAGGTTACCGTTGAGGAGGGCAATGTGCAGACATTGCTGCCCGCCGCTTGTCTGTTACAGCTGGCCGAGATTCAGGAGGCTTGCTGCGAGTTCCTCAAGCGCCAGTTGGACCCCTCAAATTGCCTGGGTATCCGTGCCTTTGCTGACACCCACTCCTGCCGCGAGCTGCTGCGGATAGCTGACAAGTTTACACAGCACAACTTTCAAGAG GTGATGGAGAGTGAGGAGTTCATGCTGCTTCCAGCCAACCAGCTAATAGATATAATCTCCAGTGACGAACTGAATGTGCGAAGtgaggagcaggttttcaatgcAGTCATGGCCTGGGTCAAGTACAGCATTCAGGAGCGCCGGCCACAGCTGCCACAG GTCCTCCAGCATGTTCGTCTTCCTCTTCTGAGCCCAAAATTCCTGGTGGGAACGGTAGGATCAGACCCTCTCATCAAAAGTGATGAGGAGTGCAGAGACCTGGTTGATGAGGCAAAGAATTACCTGCTCTTGCCCCAAGAGCGCCCTCTAATGCAAGGGCCAAGAACACGCCCTCGGAAGCCCATCCGGTGTGGAGAAGTGCTGTTTGCAG TTGGCGGGTGGTGCAGTGGGGATGCCATCTCCAGTGTGGAACGATATGACCCACAGACCAACGAGTGGCGCATGGTGGCTTCCATGAGTAAGAGGCGCTGTGGAGTGGGTGTCAGCGTCCTTGACGATCTTCTCTATGCTGTTGGCGGCCATGACGGGTCCTCGTATCTCAACAGTGTGGAGAG GTATGACCCCAAGACAAATCAGTGGAGTAGTGATGTAGCTCCCACAAGCACGTGCAGGACCAGTGTGGGTGTGGCTGTCCTGGGAGGGTATCTGTATGCAGTAGGGGGCCAAGATGGAGTATCCTGCCTCAACATTGTTGAAAG ATATGACCCCAAGGAGAACAAATGGACGCGCGTGGCCTCGATGAGCACCAGGCGCCTGGGTGTAGCCGTGGCTGTACTGGGGGGCTTCCTCTATGCAGTGGGAGGTTCAGACGGCACGTCCCCTCTCAATACAG TAGAGAGGTACAACCCCCAGGAGAACCGCTGGCACACCGTCTCTCCCATGGGCACCAGGAGAAAACACTTGGGCTGTGCAGTGTACCAGGACATGATCTACTCCGTAGGAGGCCGGGACGACACCACCGAGCTGAGCAGTGCCGAGCGCTACAACCCCAGGACCAACCAGTGGTCACCTGTTGTAGCCATGACTTCAAGACGTAGTGGG GTTGGACTAGCAGTGGTAAATGGCCAGTTAATGGCTGTGGGTGGCTTTGACGGGACAACGTATCTTAAAACAATAGAGGTCTATGATCCTGACGCTAACACATGGAG gcTCTATGGTGGAATGAACTATAGGCGACTTGGAGGAGGGGTTGGTGTTATCAAAATGACTCACTGTGAATCACACATATGGTAG
- the LOC111956370 gene encoding kelch-like protein 20 isoform X2 — protein sequence MLAKSCGTKICFLCMDGKPMRRGTSARPDNTGMDITARCTLGDPNKLPEGVPQPARMPYVSDKHPRQTLEVINLLRKHRELCDVVLVVGAKKIYAHRVILSACSPYFRAMFTGELAESRQTEVVIRDIDERAMELLIDFAYTSQVTVEEGNVQTLLPAACLLQLAEIQEACCEFLKRQLDPSNCLGIRAFADTHSCRELLRIADKFTQHNFQEVMESEEFMLLPANQLIDIISSDELNVRSEEQVFNAVMAWVKYSIQERRPQLPQVLQHVRLPLLSPKFLVGTVGSDPLIKSDEECRDLVDEAKNYLLLPQERPLMQGPRTRPRKPIRCGEVLFAVGGWCSGDAISSVERYDPQTNEWRMVASMSKRRCGVGVSVLDDLLYAVGGHDGSSYLNSVERYDPKTNQWSSDVAPTSTCRTSVGVAVLGGYLYAVGGQDGVSCLNIVERYDPKENKWTRVASMSTRRLGVAVAVLGGFLYAVGGSDGTSPLNTERYNPQENRWHTVSPMGTRRKHLGCAVYQDMIYSVGGRDDTTELSSAERYNPRTNQWSPVVAMTSRRSGVGLAVVNGQLMAVGGFDGTTYLKTIEVYDPDANTWRLYGGMNYRRLGGGVGVIKMTHCESHIW from the exons AT GTTGGCAAAAAGTTGTGGGACCAAAATTTGTTTTCTGTGCATGGATGGAAAGCCAATGCGCAG GGGTACCAGCGCACGCCCAGACAACACYGGAATGGACATCACCGCACGCTGCACACTGGGTGATCCCAACAAGCTCCCAGAGGGTGTGCCCCAGCCAGCACGCATGCCCTACGTGTCCGACAAGCACCCTCGCCAGACATTAGAGGTCATCAATCTGCTACGCAAGCACAGAGAACTGTGTGATGTCGTGTTGGTGGTCGGCGCCAAAAAGATCTATGCCCACAGAGTGATCCTTTCGGCCTGCAGCCCTTACTTCAGGGCCATGTTCACAGGCGAGCTGGCCGAGAGCCGTCAGACAGAGGTTGTGATCCGGGACATTGATGAGCGGGCCATGGAGCTGCTCATTGACTTTGCCTACACTTCGCAGGTTACCGTTGAGGAGGGCAATGTGCAGACATTGCTGCCCGCCGCTTGTCTGTTACAGCTGGCCGAGATTCAGGAGGCTTGCTGCGAGTTCCTCAAGCGCCAGTTGGACCCCTCAAATTGCCTGGGTATCCGTGCCTTTGCTGACACCCACTCCTGCCGCGAGCTGCTGCGGATAGCTGACAAGTTTACACAGCACAACTTTCAAGAG GTGATGGAGAGTGAGGAGTTCATGCTGCTTCCAGCCAACCAGCTAATAGATATAATCTCCAGTGACGAACTGAATGTGCGAAGtgaggagcaggttttcaatgcAGTCATGGCCTGGGTCAAGTACAGCATTCAGGAGCGCCGGCCACAGCTGCCACAG GTCCTCCAGCATGTTCGTCTTCCTCTTCTGAGCCCAAAATTCCTGGTGGGAACGGTAGGATCAGACCCTCTCATCAAAAGTGATGAGGAGTGCAGAGACCTGGTTGATGAGGCAAAGAATTACCTGCTCTTGCCCCAAGAGCGCCCTCTAATGCAAGGGCCAAGAACACGCCCTCGGAAGCCCATCCGGTGTGGAGAAGTGCTGTTTGCAG TTGGCGGGTGGTGCAGTGGGGATGCCATCTCCAGTGTGGAACGATATGACCCACAGACCAACGAGTGGCGCATGGTGGCTTCCATGAGTAAGAGGCGCTGTGGAGTGGGTGTCAGCGTCCTTGACGATCTTCTCTATGCTGTTGGCGGCCATGACGGGTCCTCGTATCTCAACAGTGTGGAGAG GTATGACCCCAAGACAAATCAGTGGAGTAGTGATGTAGCTCCCACAAGCACGTGCAGGACCAGTGTGGGTGTGGCTGTCCTGGGAGGGTATCTGTATGCAGTAGGGGGCCAAGATGGAGTATCCTGCCTCAACATTGTTGAAAG ATATGACCCCAAGGAGAACAAATGGACGCGCGTGGCCTCGATGAGCACCAGGCGCCTGGGTGTAGCCGTGGCTGTACTGGGGGGCTTCCTCTATGCAGTGGGAGGTTCAGACGGCACGTCCCCTCTCAATACAG AGAGGTACAACCCCCAGGAGAACCGCTGGCACACCGTCTCTCCCATGGGCACCAGGAGAAAACACTTGGGCTGTGCAGTGTACCAGGACATGATCTACTCCGTAGGAGGCCGGGACGACACCACCGAGCTGAGCAGTGCCGAGCGCTACAACCCCAGGACCAACCAGTGGTCACCTGTTGTAGCCATGACTTCAAGACGTAGTGGG GTTGGACTAGCAGTGGTAAATGGCCAGTTAATGGCTGTGGGTGGCTTTGACGGGACAACGTATCTTAAAACAATAGAGGTCTATGATCCTGACGCTAACACATGGAG gcTCTATGGTGGAATGAACTATAGGCGACTTGGAGGAGGGGTTGGTGTTATCAAAATGACTCACTGTGAATCACACATATGGTAG
- the LOC111956370 gene encoding kelch-like protein 20 isoform X4 translates to MDGKPMRRGTSARPDNTGMDITARCTLGDPNKLPEGVPQPARMPYVSDKHPRQTLEVINLLRKHRELCDVVLVVGAKKIYAHRVILSACSPYFRAMFTGELAESRQTEVVIRDIDERAMELLIDFAYTSQVTVEEGNVQTLLPAACLLQLAEIQEACCEFLKRQLDPSNCLGIRAFADTHSCRELLRIADKFTQHNFQEVMESEEFMLLPANQLIDIISSDELNVRSEEQVFNAVMAWVKYSIQERRPQLPQVLQHVRLPLLSPKFLVGTVGSDPLIKSDEECRDLVDEAKNYLLLPQERPLMQGPRTRPRKPIRCGEVLFAVGGWCSGDAISSVERYDPQTNEWRMVASMSKRRCGVGVSVLDDLLYAVGGHDGSSYLNSVERYDPKTNQWSSDVAPTSTCRTSVGVAVLGGYLYAVGGQDGVSCLNIVERYDPKENKWTRVASMSTRRLGVAVAVLGGFLYAVGGSDGTSPLNTVERYNPQENRWHTVSPMGTRRKHLGCAVYQDMIYSVGGRDDTTELSSAERYNPRTNQWSPVVAMTSRRSGVGLAVVNGQLMAVGGFDGTTYLKTIEVYDPDANTWRLYGGMNYRRLGGGVGVIKMTHCESHIW, encoded by the exons ATGGATGGAAAGCCAATGCGCAG GGGTACCAGCGCACGCCCAGACAACACYGGAATGGACATCACCGCACGCTGCACACTGGGTGATCCCAACAAGCTCCCAGAGGGTGTGCCCCAGCCAGCACGCATGCCCTACGTGTCCGACAAGCACCCTCGCCAGACATTAGAGGTCATCAATCTGCTACGCAAGCACAGAGAACTGTGTGATGTCGTGTTGGTGGTCGGCGCCAAAAAGATCTATGCCCACAGAGTGATCCTTTCGGCCTGCAGCCCTTACTTCAGGGCCATGTTCACAGGCGAGCTGGCCGAGAGCCGTCAGACAGAGGTTGTGATCCGGGACATTGATGAGCGGGCCATGGAGCTGCTCATTGACTTTGCCTACACTTCGCAGGTTACCGTTGAGGAGGGCAATGTGCAGACATTGCTGCCCGCCGCTTGTCTGTTACAGCTGGCCGAGATTCAGGAGGCTTGCTGCGAGTTCCTCAAGCGCCAGTTGGACCCCTCAAATTGCCTGGGTATCCGTGCCTTTGCTGACACCCACTCCTGCCGCGAGCTGCTGCGGATAGCTGACAAGTTTACACAGCACAACTTTCAAGAG GTGATGGAGAGTGAGGAGTTCATGCTGCTTCCAGCCAACCAGCTAATAGATATAATCTCCAGTGACGAACTGAATGTGCGAAGtgaggagcaggttttcaatgcAGTCATGGCCTGGGTCAAGTACAGCATTCAGGAGCGCCGGCCACAGCTGCCACAG GTCCTCCAGCATGTTCGTCTTCCTCTTCTGAGCCCAAAATTCCTGGTGGGAACGGTAGGATCAGACCCTCTCATCAAAAGTGATGAGGAGTGCAGAGACCTGGTTGATGAGGCAAAGAATTACCTGCTCTTGCCCCAAGAGCGCCCTCTAATGCAAGGGCCAAGAACACGCCCTCGGAAGCCCATCCGGTGTGGAGAAGTGCTGTTTGCAG TTGGCGGGTGGTGCAGTGGGGATGCCATCTCCAGTGTGGAACGATATGACCCACAGACCAACGAGTGGCGCATGGTGGCTTCCATGAGTAAGAGGCGCTGTGGAGTGGGTGTCAGCGTCCTTGACGATCTTCTCTATGCTGTTGGCGGCCATGACGGGTCCTCGTATCTCAACAGTGTGGAGAG GTATGACCCCAAGACAAATCAGTGGAGTAGTGATGTAGCTCCCACAAGCACGTGCAGGACCAGTGTGGGTGTGGCTGTCCTGGGAGGGTATCTGTATGCAGTAGGGGGCCAAGATGGAGTATCCTGCCTCAACATTGTTGAAAG ATATGACCCCAAGGAGAACAAATGGACGCGCGTGGCCTCGATGAGCACCAGGCGCCTGGGTGTAGCCGTGGCTGTACTGGGGGGCTTCCTCTATGCAGTGGGAGGTTCAGACGGCACGTCCCCTCTCAATACAG TAGAGAGGTACAACCCCCAGGAGAACCGCTGGCACACCGTCTCTCCCATGGGCACCAGGAGAAAACACTTGGGCTGTGCAGTGTACCAGGACATGATCTACTCCGTAGGAGGCCGGGACGACACCACCGAGCTGAGCAGTGCCGAGCGCTACAACCCCAGGACCAACCAGTGGTCACCTGTTGTAGCCATGACTTCAAGACGTAGTGGG GTTGGACTAGCAGTGGTAAATGGCCAGTTAATGGCTGTGGGTGGCTTTGACGGGACAACGTATCTTAAAACAATAGAGGTCTATGATCCTGACGCTAACACATGGAG gcTCTATGGTGGAATGAACTATAGGCGACTTGGAGGAGGGGTTGGTGTTATCAAAATGACTCACTGTGAATCACACATATGGTAG
- the LOC111956370 gene encoding kelch-like protein 20 isoform X3 has protein sequence MLAEETLDCTLDNQGTSARPDNTGMDITARCTLGDPNKLPEGVPQPARMPYVSDKHPRQTLEVINLLRKHRELCDVVLVVGAKKIYAHRVILSACSPYFRAMFTGELAESRQTEVVIRDIDERAMELLIDFAYTSQVTVEEGNVQTLLPAACLLQLAEIQEACCEFLKRQLDPSNCLGIRAFADTHSCRELLRIADKFTQHNFQEVMESEEFMLLPANQLIDIISSDELNVRSEEQVFNAVMAWVKYSIQERRPQLPQVLQHVRLPLLSPKFLVGTVGSDPLIKSDEECRDLVDEAKNYLLLPQERPLMQGPRTRPRKPIRCGEVLFAVGGWCSGDAISSVERYDPQTNEWRMVASMSKRRCGVGVSVLDDLLYAVGGHDGSSYLNSVERYDPKTNQWSSDVAPTSTCRTSVGVAVLGGYLYAVGGQDGVSCLNIVERYDPKENKWTRVASMSTRRLGVAVAVLGGFLYAVGGSDGTSPLNTVERYNPQENRWHTVSPMGTRRKHLGCAVYQDMIYSVGGRDDTTELSSAERYNPRTNQWSPVVAMTSRRSGVGLAVVNGQLMAVGGFDGTTYLKTIEVYDPDANTWRLYGGMNYRRLGGGVGVIKMTHCESHIW, from the exons ATGCTAGCTGAAGAGACCTTGGATTGCACCCTAGACAACCA GGGTACCAGCGCACGCCCAGACAACACYGGAATGGACATCACCGCACGCTGCACACTGGGTGATCCCAACAAGCTCCCAGAGGGTGTGCCCCAGCCAGCACGCATGCCCTACGTGTCCGACAAGCACCCTCGCCAGACATTAGAGGTCATCAATCTGCTACGCAAGCACAGAGAACTGTGTGATGTCGTGTTGGTGGTCGGCGCCAAAAAGATCTATGCCCACAGAGTGATCCTTTCGGCCTGCAGCCCTTACTTCAGGGCCATGTTCACAGGCGAGCTGGCCGAGAGCCGTCAGACAGAGGTTGTGATCCGGGACATTGATGAGCGGGCCATGGAGCTGCTCATTGACTTTGCCTACACTTCGCAGGTTACCGTTGAGGAGGGCAATGTGCAGACATTGCTGCCCGCCGCTTGTCTGTTACAGCTGGCCGAGATTCAGGAGGCTTGCTGCGAGTTCCTCAAGCGCCAGTTGGACCCCTCAAATTGCCTGGGTATCCGTGCCTTTGCTGACACCCACTCCTGCCGCGAGCTGCTGCGGATAGCTGACAAGTTTACACAGCACAACTTTCAAGAG GTGATGGAGAGTGAGGAGTTCATGCTGCTTCCAGCCAACCAGCTAATAGATATAATCTCCAGTGACGAACTGAATGTGCGAAGtgaggagcaggttttcaatgcAGTCATGGCCTGGGTCAAGTACAGCATTCAGGAGCGCCGGCCACAGCTGCCACAG GTCCTCCAGCATGTTCGTCTTCCTCTTCTGAGCCCAAAATTCCTGGTGGGAACGGTAGGATCAGACCCTCTCATCAAAAGTGATGAGGAGTGCAGAGACCTGGTTGATGAGGCAAAGAATTACCTGCTCTTGCCCCAAGAGCGCCCTCTAATGCAAGGGCCAAGAACACGCCCTCGGAAGCCCATCCGGTGTGGAGAAGTGCTGTTTGCAG TTGGCGGGTGGTGCAGTGGGGATGCCATCTCCAGTGTGGAACGATATGACCCACAGACCAACGAGTGGCGCATGGTGGCTTCCATGAGTAAGAGGCGCTGTGGAGTGGGTGTCAGCGTCCTTGACGATCTTCTCTATGCTGTTGGCGGCCATGACGGGTCCTCGTATCTCAACAGTGTGGAGAG GTATGACCCCAAGACAAATCAGTGGAGTAGTGATGTAGCTCCCACAAGCACGTGCAGGACCAGTGTGGGTGTGGCTGTCCTGGGAGGGTATCTGTATGCAGTAGGGGGCCAAGATGGAGTATCCTGCCTCAACATTGTTGAAAG ATATGACCCCAAGGAGAACAAATGGACGCGCGTGGCCTCGATGAGCACCAGGCGCCTGGGTGTAGCCGTGGCTGTACTGGGGGGCTTCCTCTATGCAGTGGGAGGTTCAGACGGCACGTCCCCTCTCAATACAG TAGAGAGGTACAACCCCCAGGAGAACCGCTGGCACACCGTCTCTCCCATGGGCACCAGGAGAAAACACTTGGGCTGTGCAGTGTACCAGGACATGATCTACTCCGTAGGAGGCCGGGACGACACCACCGAGCTGAGCAGTGCCGAGCGCTACAACCCCAGGACCAACCAGTGGTCACCTGTTGTAGCCATGACTTCAAGACGTAGTGGG GTTGGACTAGCAGTGGTAAATGGCCAGTTAATGGCTGTGGGTGGCTTTGACGGGACAACGTATCTTAAAACAATAGAGGTCTATGATCCTGACGCTAACACATGGAG gcTCTATGGTGGAATGAACTATAGGCGACTTGGAGGAGGGGTTGGTGTTATCAAAATGACTCACTGTGAATCACACATATGGTAG
- the LOC111956371 gene encoding centromere protein L isoform X2 → MRSCVEATHLAYTSGLLTALRIPRSRKAPKSCDITKQVDPDQVALLVKKEWQLSYVTPLYQFRHTQLKSYSKQLSAFIVSEKQQGLAIEVGQELGFKVNFSVVLGLAETDKDAETVFIQILSKQAFSAKDDAQKVVWSGWLTCVNGDLDYLRSLPLEFVSLPLFCTRGPESLTVLVKSWFEKTFDCCFGPLGINSTNLQWLASLWTGCHPTINIQYLKLVWTLPTLPPMDVTYTVHPQDAWELWDSMRQVDTTEDSISIDEVTGFIKGLQSHFFRHFRIDLSAGSLMQISTALGSSHHSGKIKIASPNYIPTILQLLTECALLKMPI, encoded by the exons ATGCGAAGCTGTGTTGAAGCAACTCATCTGGCATACACATCAGGCCTTCTGACAGCTCTAAGAATACCAAGAAGTAGAAAGGCTCCAAAGTCATGTGATATCACA AAACAGGTTGACCCAGACCAAGTAGCACTTCTGGTGAAGAAGGAATGGCAGCTGTCGTATGTCACACCTTTGTACCAGTTTAGACACACTCAGTTGAAATCCTACTCAAAGCAACTATCAGCTTTCATCGTATCAGAGAAGCAACAGGGCCTGGCGATTGAAGTTGGTCAGGAGTTGGGCTTCAAGGTCAATTTTTCTGTGGTCCTTGGGTTGGCAGAGACGGATAAAGATGCTGAAACAGTTTTCATACAG ATTCTCTCCAAACAAGCGTTTTCTGCAAAAGATGATGCTCAGAAGGTTGTGTGGAGTGGCTGGCTGACCTGCGTCAACGGTGACTTGGATTATCTCCGATCACTACCCCTGGAATTTGTcagtttgcctttgttctgcacCAGAGGACCAGAATCGCTCACAGTGTTGGTCAAATCCTGGTTTGAAAAGACATTTGACTGTTGCTTCGGCCCTCTTGGTATCAACTCTACCAACCTCCAGTGGCTCGCATCCCTATGGACTGGGTGCCACCCCACCATCAACATCCAGTACCTGAAACTGGTCTGGACTCTCCCAACACTACCCCCTATGGATGTTACGTACACCGTCCACCCACAAGATGCCTGGGAGCTTTGGGACAGCATGCGGCAGGTTGACACTACAGAGGACAGCATCAGCATTGATGAGGTCACTGGGTTCATCAAAGGGCTGCAGTCACACTTCTTCAGGCACTTCAGGATAGACTTGTCTGCTGGGTCACTGATGCAGATCTCCACGGCTTTGGGTTCTTCTCACCATAGTGGGAAAATCAAG ATTGCAAGCCCTAATTACATCCCCACCATCCTGCAACTGCTGACAGAATGTGCTCTCCTGAAGATGCCCATCTAA